A single genomic interval of Scylla paramamosain isolate STU-SP2022 chromosome 4, ASM3559412v1, whole genome shotgun sequence harbors:
- the LOC135100024 gene encoding synaptotagmin-17-like: MEPPSKNSNSVGRLWFCVYYDYVQSNLVLRVLHARYTKGRGSSTNPGEVWVEACVLTPMNNIKASSKTGTRRASSAPVFNQTFRFEVEDDEVTQYLLRLTMYDRHPQNGEKAVGAVIVPLNAVDLCSDATLSRDLQ, translated from the exons ATGGAGCCGCCCTCCAAGAACAGCAACAGTGTGGGGCGTCTGTGGTTCTGCGTCTACTACGATTACGTGCAGTCTAACCTGGTGCTTCGTGTGCTGCATGCTAG GTACACTAAGGGTCGTGGATCAAGCACCAATCCAGGAGAGGTGTGGGTGGAAGCGTGCGTGCTCACCCCTATGAACAATATAAAGGCGTCCTCTAAGACTGGCACCCGCCGGGCTTCCTCAGCACCGGTCTTCAATCAAACATTTAGGTTTGAG GTCGAGGACGACGAGGTCACGCAATACCTGCTTCGGCTGACCATGTACGATCGCCACCCGCAGAACGGAGAGAAGGCTGTAGGTGCCGTCATCGTGCCGCTGAATGCTGTGGACCTCTGTTCTGATGCCACGCTGTCCAGAGACCTACAGTGA